Proteins from a single region of bacterium:
- the thiM gene encoding hydroxyethylthiazole kinase, with protein MSSITPTQIAADLTLVRSKKPLVHHITNFVVMNETANMTLCTGGLPIMSHAKEEVAEMVQMANCLLLNIGTLTPEWIEAMLLAGKQANRSGIPIVLDPVGAGATKLRTDSSHRLMEELTIAIVRGNLAEISILAGHKAEIRGVESISAKSEKEIVATELAEKYQCIVAITGAQDVVSNGKNIAYIDNGHPMLTTVTGTGCMATTVIACCAGVQKDYFRAAVSGLCIYGIAAELAAQQTDGKPGSFHTALYDAMKQLTDQDVIKFAKVK; from the coding sequence ATGTCTTCTATAACTCCTACCCAAATTGCTGCAGATTTAACATTAGTTCGTTCTAAAAAACCGCTTGTACACCATATAACCAATTTCGTGGTGATGAATGAAACCGCAAATATGACCTTATGCACTGGCGGATTGCCGATTATGTCGCATGCGAAAGAAGAAGTTGCGGAAATGGTTCAGATGGCAAATTGTCTGCTTCTGAACATCGGCACGTTAACCCCCGAATGGATCGAAGCGATGCTGCTCGCCGGGAAACAAGCGAACCGTTCCGGGATTCCAATAGTACTTGATCCGGTTGGTGCTGGTGCGACCAAATTAAGAACGGATAGTAGTCATCGGCTGATGGAAGAATTAACCATCGCTATTGTTCGTGGGAACCTAGCTGAAATTTCAATTTTAGCTGGACATAAGGCTGAAATTCGTGGTGTAGAATCAATCAGTGCAAAGAGCGAAAAGGAAATTGTTGCCACTGAATTAGCGGAAAAATATCAATGTATAGTTGCGATAACCGGTGCGCAGGATGTTGTCAGTAACGGCAAAAATATAGCGTATATTGATAACGGGCATCCGATGTTGACTACCGTCACCGGTACCGGATGTATGGCAACCACGGTAATTGCTTGTTGTGCCGGCGTGCAGAAGGATTATTTCCGCGCTGCAGTTAGCGGATTATGTATTTACGGGATTGCAGCAGAACTTGCTGCGCAACAGACCGATGGGAAGCCGGGCAGTTTCCATACTGCGTTATATGATGCAATGAAACAGCTCACTGACCAAGATGTTATCAAATTCGCGAAAGTAAAATAA